Proteins from one Pyrobaculum neutrophilum V24Sta genomic window:
- the folE gene encoding GTP cyclohydrolase I FolE, which yields MVLEKRGVVKPEEGVRALLEHLGEDVTRPGVVDTPKRFVKALGELTRGLREPPPEVVFFPLEYDAEPGPVVIENISAVSLCEHHLLPILLSVSVAYIPGDGVPGLSKVIRLVKWAAARPIMQERFTEWLADLLMEKLRARAVAVEVCGVHMCSFIRGVRDEHHNMVTRAKRGDIDVKLRCRRPPLCR from the coding sequence GTGGTTTTGGAGAAGAGAGGCGTGGTAAAGCCCGAGGAGGGGGTCAGGGCGCTTCTGGAACACCTCGGTGAGGATGTGACAAGGCCTGGGGTTGTCGATACGCCTAAGAGGTTCGTGAAGGCTCTTGGGGAGCTCACCAGGGGGCTGAGGGAGCCTCCCCCCGAGGTGGTATTTTTCCCTCTTGAGTACGACGCGGAGCCCGGCCCCGTCGTGATTGAGAACATAAGCGCCGTCTCCCTCTGCGAGCACCACCTCCTCCCAATACTCTTGAGCGTTTCTGTGGCGTATATCCCAGGGGATGGGGTGCCGGGGCTGAGCAAGGTGATCAGGTTGGTGAAGTGGGCGGCCGCCAGGCCCATAATGCAGGAGAGGTTTACGGAGTGGCTGGCTGATCTGCTTATGGAGAAGCTGAGGGCTAGAGCCGTAGCCGTTGAGGTCTGCGGCGTGCATATGTGCTCGTTTATCCGCGGCGTACGTGATGAACACCACAACATGGTCACGAGGGCGAAGAGGGGGGACATCGACGTGAAGCTGAGGTGCAGGAGGCCCCCCCTCTGTAGATGA
- a CDS encoding SDR family NAD(P)-dependent oxidoreductase, translated as MRIVVTGASGGIGGTLVRLAKSRGDYVVGISRERSDADVHYRCDVLDVACLRGVAEEVGRVDGLALAHGHGEEGLWKRDVASLSAEDLLDVFRVDVVGSFNAVKAFLPALGPSASVVLVASTPGIVGDRYGIPYAVAKGALIALARSLAKALAPIRVNAVALGPIETRWTSWVTPEELDEFRSRTVLRRLGRPEEAAEAIYWLLSPASSYVTGHVLVVDGGESL; from the coding sequence ATGAGGATTGTCGTAACTGGGGCAAGCGGGGGGATAGGGGGCACCCTCGTCAGATTGGCTAAAAGCCGCGGCGACTATGTGGTTGGGATCTCCAGGGAGAGGTCAGACGCCGACGTCCACTACAGATGCGATGTGCTTGACGTGGCGTGCCTGAGGGGGGTGGCGGAGGAAGTGGGGAGGGTAGACGGCTTGGCTCTGGCCCACGGCCACGGGGAGGAGGGACTGTGGAAGAGAGATGTCGCGTCGTTGTCGGCCGAGGATCTCCTCGACGTCTTTAGAGTCGACGTCGTGGGGAGCTTCAACGCCGTTAAGGCCTTCCTCCCGGCTCTGGGCCCCTCCGCCTCCGTTGTCCTCGTCGCCTCTACGCCAGGTATAGTCGGCGATAGATACGGCATACCCTACGCCGTGGCTAAGGGAGCCCTCATCGCCTTAGCCAGGAGCTTGGCCAAGGCCCTGGCGCCAATTAGGGTAAACGCGGTGGCCCTCGGCCCAATAGAGACCAGGTGGACCAGCTGGGTTACGCCGGAGGAGCTCGACGAGTTCAGATCTAGAACAGTGCTAAGAAGGCTGGGGCGGCCTGAGGAGGCCGCCGAGGCGATATACTGGCTTCTCTCGCCCGCCTCTAGCTACGTCACCGGCCACGTCCTTGTCGTTGACGGCGGCGAATCCCTATAG
- a CDS encoding Lrp/AsnC family transcriptional regulator, producing the protein MTEEVKLTDRQYQLLNHLLQRAQPMRVYTVYGDQDEIARELGMTRQALAIHLKRLKELGLVRTGREFVDITEKAVKLLKGQSSDVIILVKIEPKYREKVYEATKKLPIEKAMRLAGDYDLAVITQETVLDKVLDAVNNMEGVKETKTFISIGAIKE; encoded by the coding sequence ATGACCGAGGAGGTAAAGCTAACAGACCGGCAGTACCAACTGCTGAACCACCTATTGCAGAGGGCTCAGCCTATGAGGGTGTACACCGTCTACGGCGACCAAGACGAAATAGCGAGAGAGCTCGGCATGACTCGGCAAGCCCTAGCTATACACCTCAAGCGGCTTAAGGAGCTTGGCCTCGTGAGGACTGGCAGGGAGTTCGTGGACATCACCGAGAAGGCCGTTAAGCTTCTGAAGGGCCAATCCAGCGATGTGATAATCCTCGTCAAGATAGAGCCTAAGTATAGGGAGAAGGTCTACGAGGCCACGAAGAAGCTGCCTATCGAGAAGGCCATGAGGCTAGCTGGCGACTACGACTTAGCCGTCATCACGCAGGAGACGGTGCTAGACAAGGTGCTCGACGCCGTGAACAACATGGAGGGCGTGAAGGAGACGAAGACCTTTATCTCCATCGGCGCGATTAAGGAGTAG